The genomic stretch ttacagttcaaacaaggcaatgccgagcgtggcaccccctcgtatgtaacatattggggacaaatatggacactatatttgtatatgacacatgcagaaaatggtaaattgaatatgcacatttgatacataaactattatttttagaaatcaaccaaaacattcagtaactggaaatacctttaatattgtctttagaaccagcaggtaaaaaaatgagcaaccaattttcTGTGTACACgtgacgtcttttagacatcgtatggccatcgcgccatcatcgtattCCATCGTGTAGctttcgtaatccatcgtgtagccttcgtgatccatcgtgtaggcttcggctgagatatgaagcttaaatacccgtcttctgttaaccttcgtatgtccatcttttgctatcgtatataatttcggcaccatcgtatagacttcattattcatcgtacttgcttcggtcactttttggtattttaacgagatcgggaccaacttcgtacgaacttacaattttcgcattcgggtgtccatcgtatataaaaatcgggacagtgtgacgcgggcattacaaAATTGAGAAGTGGTACTTTGAAACTGAATTTGGAATTAGGGCGATATAAAAATATTCCTAGACATATGCGTCTATGTGAATGCTGTAATATCATGGCTTGTATTGAAAATGAATACCACTTCGTACTTGTATGTCCAGCCTACAGAACTGTGCGACAAGAACATTTGCCAAAATATTATTGTTCTTGGCcaaataattttaactttttcatttacttcaagcaaaatcaaaatcaatcacaatTAAACTTTGTAACTATCTAAAATATGCTTGGAAAATTAGATCATGTATTGTGAATTAATTGTATCTTTATTGTATTATGTATTGTTCTCTGCTATCTGTTGTTTTGTCACATTGTATATACTtgtttatgtattgttctctgctatctgttgttttgtcacattgtatatacttgtttatgtattgttctctgctatctgttgttttgtcacattgtatatacttgtttatgtattgttctctgcTATCTGTTGTTTTGTCACATTGCATATACTtgtttatgtattgttctctgctatctgttgttttgtcacattgtatatacttgtttatgtattgttctctgctatctgttgttttgtcacattgtatatacttgtttatgtattgttctctgctatctgttgttttgtcacattgtatatacttgtttatgtattgttctctgctatctgttgttttgtcacattgtatatacttgtttatgtattgttctctgctatctgttgttttgtcacattgtatatacttgtttatgtattgttctctgcTATCTGTTGTTTTGTCACATTGTATATACTTGTGTATTGCCATAGCATATTATTTATGCTttcgcaaataaaatattcattcattcattcattcactttgtcaattttctctgtacgtttggtgtAAGCCGGTCTATATGTCAATTACATTGTATGTCGTCTAGGGTTCAATCTTATGTAGAAGTTTCAGGTgaataagaaaaaatatcaacatagtATATCTTTTATTTAATAAACACATGGTTGATCACAGATAGCTTTTAAGGATTTTAACACAATCATCATATCGAATAACAAATTGAACACATATGTGTGGCTTCGGAAAATAGTAATACTAATGGTCTTAAAGAACGGTACTACCCCTTTCCGGAAGTGCAGGAGCTGTGGTTTCATCAGATGATAGAGTTGTCGCTGTTCGTCGCATATTACTCCGCGAGGTTCTTCTTTGTTCTATATTTCGCCATCTATTATTCAATTCCTCAAGGCGGGAACAAGATTGTCGtctgaaaattaatgaaataaaagtaacaacacaaaggagtaggttcagtaagacccctttttggccccaaaatatagcagttttacaaaattgttaaaatgtaaacctttagttatttattggacagtataatgcttctgctacataaatatgggctgtttttgacaatacaatgcacatatatccggtactagcaccattaagtcatgctaaattactgaaatcctcataattctagcattttagttaaattttagacggttttcgtgtaaaacgaaagtggccgcattcgtgttcatccttagtattgaaatgtaagttgtattttatgataatacataacatatataaaggttaaggatgaacacggatgcggccactttcatttttaccaaaaaccatctgaaaagtgacatttttcggcatattaggtagatttttcatatttgagcttgaatcggatcgtttttaatgactaaatctgttaaaatctttcacataaactaattaattcaaatataatagacacttaagtgtttaaaaagtggtcaaaatctttcgtcagatgaacctgaaatttgaggccaaaatcagtcctTACCGTACCTACTCCTTTATCAACGTAAAATGCAAGAAAAGAGAGTGATAAATCACTTGTAATTGCATATTATACTATTTGTAAAACCACAATTCAAAGAGTCCTAGTTATTAGAAACGAAATGATTCACTAGACAGAATTGTTGGTATCAGATTGTGAAGTTATGTACTTTTTTAAACTATAGACTGAAGACCACATTTACAATGCTGACCCACAGAATTCCAGGTTTGATATATTGTGTAATGGTGGGTTTCTGTTTCATTGCAGTATataataactatttttttaaacactCTGTAATAGGCATAAGAAGAAGTGTAGTGTGTGTACATCTATatgcaataatatttttattatttcattgttacaGTATTTATTGTATATCAAATTCACTTATAAAAACTTGCTTACTTTCTCTCTTCTAGTTTGAGTTTTTCTCTTTCTAGTTCTTTTCTACGTTTTTGAAATTCTGTTTCCCATTtcttttcttcttcaatttcCTGAGGACTTAGTAATTCGTCTTTTTCATCTAGAAAAGTCGCCATTCTTTCAGTCAGTTTCATTGCAAAAAACCCtatgatcataaaatataaaataaatttatatttaattatatttgaaaagtTCAATATGTAGCCATTTGATAATAGATAAAACCACAGTATGATGAGTAGATACCATGTCTTACTATACCCAAAAACAACCCTTACTATGCAAGTCGGATTTCATATTATGTAATACACATGAGAAAACTAATAAAGAGGAAAAGGAACGCCTTGCTTAGATTTTACAAGATAAATTATAGCTGTTTTCTAGCGGATTGAACACACAAATtgtatatgatttaaaaaaaaatggtctcTGTGTGCAAGTAGACCATGGATCGGATAAAGTTATTAACTTCAAAAACTGATTTTTGtcttgtgaattttttattttcattttacgcATTAGCTCTATTATGACGTTTTGTGGATTTGAGATATCAGTTCAATTTATTTAAGCCATGATATGGGAATTTACAGTATCTACttttaaatatgtataatttgaGGATACGGAACAATTTAAGCTAGTATATTAGTACGTAGaaacagaatatttcattttttaggcCTACTCCAAGTGAGAAATATGGACGCGGGGTATGTGGTATCTGTacttttaatatttgttaataaaaaatggtttagatttttatatatttattgtttttttttacaaaggaaGATGTATGTTTGAGCTTCTTGATGTGTTATTTGGGCTTAAAATATGTTACATTTAGGCAAATGAAAAGTCGACATTTTGGCTATCCCTCCAATGCACGTGTAaattatgtattaatatataaaaaaaacaacaatacactgattttactgtttatttaagaattgaatgcttctttttgtaaatttattggggtgtaaaagcgttgaccgaagtacattttgtatgaagcgcggaagcgcttcattctaaaaatgtacgcacggtcaacgcttttacaaccctataaagttacaaaaagaagcattcaatacttataattacattttttagctatgattatgaaaacacgaattttatatattttattatttaattcacctgtgcactttattgttggagcacgtgttatcatgaatgaaaagttgtattgagcaatgcaactgcttacgaaataacatgtgatgtgcagttagccaatcagaataaaatattacaatgaaagttaacatacatctaatgtaattataattaCATATAACGAGCAGTTGTCAgtgatttatatattaaaatgtataaagTATTTCTTACATATTTCTCAAAGATTGGTTCTACTCATAAATCTAAAGCTACATTGTAACCTTTGGAACATTTAATCTTGTGTGATATTATGTACAATCATCTTAAGTTGTTTTTAAACTAGAATATTTTCCCGAATGAATATTTATAGCTTAATCATCTACATCATCCCCATAGACTGGATTTTTCTGtagtttgtatttaaaaaaaaacatgtttatataaCAATCTGACATATTTTCTTGTGTTAACTAAACTGTGCTCCAAGAACTACCTATTCACTAAaacataatttattaattttattttattgga from Mytilus edulis chromosome 7, xbMytEdul2.2, whole genome shotgun sequence encodes the following:
- the LOC139481711 gene encoding uncharacterized protein, with translation MKLTERMATFLDEKDELLSPQEIEEEKKWETEFQKRRKELEREKLKLEERKRQSCSRLEELNNRWRNIEQRRTSRSNMRRTATTLSSDETTAPALPERGSTVL